GAGTGGAACCCCATGTCAGAGCGGATCCGCCCGGATGACGGGTTGCGACCGTTCTATGACTCCCTGTTCGCGCGCTACCGGCGGCTCTATGAGGGATCCCGACCCGTGGTGCACCAACTCGCGGCCGCACAGCGAGGCGGCTCCCCGCTCACCCCGACCCCAACACCGGAGGAATCATGACCACCTACACCCTGCCGGCCCCGGCATCGCGTCCGGTTGCCGCCCCGAAGACGGCCTACCTCATCACCTCGGGCGATCTGCGAGAGTCGGCGAACGTCGCGGGCTGGCCCACCCAGGTCGAGCTCGAGATCGGGGTCACCGATGTGCTCGACGACCTCGGATGGCAGGTGATCCGTCCCTTCGGCGTCGACCCCGCCACCGGTCACGGGTTCATCTCCAGCCAGCGCATGGGGCTCGAGGTCTTCCGGAGCATCCCGGTCGACGCGCCTCTGATCGTCGCGATCGCCAACTGGCAGTACTCGCACCATGTGCTCGCCGGTCTGCGCACCCACGAGGGCCCGATCCTCACGGTCGCGAACTTCGCCGGCGATTGGCCCGGCCTCGTCGGCCTCCTCGGCTTGAACGCCGGCCTCACCAAGATGGGCAAGCCGTACGCCACGACCTGGTCGGTCGACTTCACCGACGAGTGGTTCCGCAACGGCATCCGGGAGTGGACCGAGACGGGCTCCATCGCGCACGACGCCTCGCACGTGCGTCCCCTGCCGGAGCTGCCGGACAGCCCCGAGAAGCAGCTGGGCGAGGCGCTCGCCGCGGAGCTGCTCGCCGAGAAGGCCATCATCGGCGTGTTCGACGAGGGCTGCATGGGCATGTACAACGCGATCTTCGACGACGAGCTGCTCAACAAGACGGGCATCTACAAGGAGCGGCTGTCGCAGTCGGCGCTCTACGCCGAGATGCTCACCGTCACCGAAGACGAGGCGGACGCCGCGTACGACTGGCTGATCGATGCGGGCATGACGTTCCGCTTCGGGCCGGATGCCGCCACCGAGCTCACGCGCGAGCAGGTGCAGTGGCAGTTGAAGATGTACATCGCCGCGCTTCGTATCGCGGACGACTTCGGCCTCGACGCCGTCGGGATCCAGTACCAGCAGGGTCTGAAGGACCTGGTACCGGCGTCCGACCTGGCCGAGGGCATCCTGAACTCGACGGAGCGCCCGCCGGTGAGGTCGCGCGACGGTGCCCGGGTGCTGCACGAGGGACGCGCCTTCCCGCACTTCAACGAAGCGGATGAGGGCGTGGCGGTCGACGCGCTGGTGACCGACCGCGTGTGGCGTGCGATGGGACTCGTGCCGGACAACACGCTGCACGACGTGCGGTGGGGTGAGGACTACGACGGGGAGTTCGTGTGGGTCTACGAGATCTCCGGCTCCGTCCCCGCCTCGCACGTGGGCGGGTGGCAGAACGCGGAGGGATGGCGTCAGGGCCACGTGTTCTTCCCGGCGGGCGGTGCGACGATCAACGGGGTCTCCCAGCCGGGGGAGATCGTGCTGTCGCGGGTGTTCATCGCCGACGGCGTCCTGCAGGCCGACATCTTCCGTGCCTCGGTCGTCGAGCTCCCGGCCGACGAGACGCAGCGCCGGAAGGATGCCACGAACCCGGAGTGGCCGATCGCGCACGTGGTGCTGCACGGCGTCTCACGGGATCAGTTCATGGCCCGCCACAAGGCCAACCACGCGCAGCTCGTCTACGCACCGGATGCCGAGACGGCCGACCGGGCACTCATCGCGAAAGCCTCGATGTTCGCGGGGATGGGCATCCAGGTGAATCTGGTGGGCGACGTCACCCTCTGAGAGAACACGGGAAGCCTGAAGGGGTCACTGCGAGCGCCAGAACCGCACGGCGAGGTTCGTGAGCTCCTTGTCGAGGTCGTCGACCTTCGCCTCGATGCGGTCGAGGCGGTCGACGACCGCGTCGATGCGCGCGGAGAGCGTGCCGTGGATGCGATCGGTCTCGGCGCGGATGATGCGACTGAGCTGCGTGGTCATGAGCGTCATCCCGCCGAGCATGACGGCGGCGAACACTCCGATCAGCGTCCATACCTGCGGGTCGTTCAAGCGCATGCCTCCAGTGTCGTTCCGGAAGGTCACGATGTCACGGTATTCCGGTTCCGGCGCGTGGAGAACCCGGCGCACGTGCACAACCCACGGATCGCTGACCGGGTGCAGGAACAGACAGGTGTCGTCCTCCGTCCGGTCTGTACGGGCTTCTACTTAATCGATATAGTCGGCGGCAGGTCGCTCTGATGCGGCCTGATCTCGATTTCGATGAAGAGGGAGACGATCTGCCATGAGTCGGCCACATTCCAGGAAGCTTCACCGTCTACGACAGGGATTCACTGTCGCTGCGAGTGCGGTGATCGCGATGTCCTTCGTCGCGACCGCCTCACCCGCGACCGCCGCCGTGGGGGCGGAGGCGGATCCCCAGCTCGCCGTCTATGTCGAGGTGAACTCGAACGATTTAGCCAACGTCGCCGATTACACGCTCGCGGATTCCGGGCGCGCCGCCGTCGACCTCGCGATGATCTTCGCCGCCAACATCAACTACGACGGAGAGAAGGCGTATCTGCACCTGAATGATCGGGTCACCGAGACGCTCCAGGACGCAGAGAACCAGATCCGTCCGCTGCAGGCACAGGGCACGAAGGTGCTGCTCTCCGTGCTCGGCAACCACCAGGGTGCGGGTTTCGCGAACTTCACCTCGTTCGCCGCGGCGGACGCCTTCGCCGCAGAGCTGGCCGATGCGGTGACGACCTACGGCCTCGATGGGATCGACTTCGACGACGAGTGGACGAACTACGGCGCGAACGGCACCCCGCAGCCCAACGCGCAGTCGTTCGGCTGGCTGGCGACCGCGCTGCGCGAGCGCCTGGGATCGGACAAGATCATCAGCCTCTACGCGATCGGCCCGTCCTACACCACCACCGACTTCGATGCGTTCGACGTCGACGGCGTGATCGACTACGCCTGGAACCCCTACTACCCGACGTACGACGCCCCCACGGTGCCCGGGCTCGAAGATCGCACCCGCCTCGGTGCCGCTGCGATCGACCTGGCGAACACGAACGCGGCGACCGCCGCGGACTTCGCCCGCCGCACGGTCGCCGACGGATACGGGGTCTACGTGGCGTACAACCTCACCGCGACGGATCAGTCG
Above is a window of Microbacterium aurugineum DNA encoding:
- a CDS encoding endo-beta-N-acetylglucosaminidase H, which translates into the protein MSFVATASPATAAVGAEADPQLAVYVEVNSNDLANVADYTLADSGRAAVDLAMIFAANINYDGEKAYLHLNDRVTETLQDAENQIRPLQAQGTKVLLSVLGNHQGAGFANFTSFAAADAFAAELADAVTTYGLDGIDFDDEWTNYGANGTPQPNAQSFGWLATALRERLGSDKIISLYAIGPSYTTTDFDAFDVDGVIDYAWNPYYPTYDAPTVPGLEDRTRLGAAAIDLANTNAATAADFARRTVADGYGVYVAYNLTATDQSAYLSGITQELKGERTEYRAVPRDRTAPTVTVKPGEAFTTGSPDAYSKVSFKLYDAGNVDRLSVNGVPKDLTDNAWSDLNFVKPGVFGAVAGTNVLEVFDASGNRTEVLFTLTG
- a CDS encoding fucose isomerase, with product MTTYTLPAPASRPVAAPKTAYLITSGDLRESANVAGWPTQVELEIGVTDVLDDLGWQVIRPFGVDPATGHGFISSQRMGLEVFRSIPVDAPLIVAIANWQYSHHVLAGLRTHEGPILTVANFAGDWPGLVGLLGLNAGLTKMGKPYATTWSVDFTDEWFRNGIREWTETGSIAHDASHVRPLPELPDSPEKQLGEALAAELLAEKAIIGVFDEGCMGMYNAIFDDELLNKTGIYKERLSQSALYAEMLTVTEDEADAAYDWLIDAGMTFRFGPDAATELTREQVQWQLKMYIAALRIADDFGLDAVGIQYQQGLKDLVPASDLAEGILNSTERPPVRSRDGARVLHEGRAFPHFNEADEGVAVDALVTDRVWRAMGLVPDNTLHDVRWGEDYDGEFVWVYEISGSVPASHVGGWQNAEGWRQGHVFFPAGGATINGVSQPGEIVLSRVFIADGVLQADIFRASVVELPADETQRRKDATNPEWPIAHVVLHGVSRDQFMARHKANHAQLVYAPDAETADRALIAKASMFAGMGIQVNLVGDVTL